From the genome of Pseudoxanthomonas sp.:
ACCATCGTGGCCGACATCGTCGCGGGTTTTTCCGCCGATGCGGACTACGCCGTGCAGCGCGACCGTGCTGCGGCGATCGCCCGCGCGGTGGGCGAAGCCAAGGCCGGTGACATCGTGCTGATCGCCGGCAAGGGCCACGAACCGTACCAGGAAATCGCGGGCGTCAAACACGCCTTCGACGACACCGTGCAGGCACGCCTGGCGTTGCAGATGCGCGTGCACCGCGACGCGGAGGCACAGTCGTGAACCGGCTTCCGCTCTCGCTGATCGCGCACCTGGCCGGCGGTGAATTGCATGGCGAGGACACCACGGTTGAGGCGGTGTCCAACGACACCCGCGCGCTGCGCAATGGCAGCCTGTATGTGGCGCTGCGCGGCGAGCGTTTCGACGGGCACGACTTCATCGCGGCTGCGGCCGATGCCGGCGCCGCGGCGCTGCTGGTCGAACATGCCGTCGCTTCCGAGCTGCCGCAGGTGATCGTGGCCGATACCCAGTTAGCGTTGGCCCACATCGCTGCCGGCCTGCAGCGCGACCGCTGCGGCAAGGTCGTGGCCATCACCGGCAGCAACGGCAAGACCAGCGTCAAATCGCTGGTGCTGGCGATCCTGCAGCGGGCCGGCGAAACCTACTTCACCCCCGGCAATCGCAACAACGAGATCGGCCTGCCGCTGGCCGTGATCGAAGCGCCGGACCAGGCCGAGTTCGCGGTGTACGAGATGGGCGCCGGCAAGCCGGGCGACATCGCCTACCTGACTGATATCGCGCGTCCCGATGTGGCCCTGGTCAACAACGTCGCCGCCGCGCACCTGGAACGCCTGGGCAGCCTGATGGGCGTGGCCAGGACCAAGGGCGCGATCTACACCGCGCTGCCGGATGGCGGCGTGGCTGTGATCAATGCCGACGATGCCTTCGCCGAATATTTCGCAGGCCTGGTGCCGGGCCGGCGCGTGCTGCGCTTCGGCCTGGAATCCAGTGCCGAGGTCAGCGCCCGCGCGGTGATGACCGCTGCGGAAGGCTCGCGCTTCACCCTGGTCACGCCGGTTGGCGACGTTGAAATCACCCTGGCGCTGCCGGGTCGCCACAACGTGCGCAATGCGCTGGCCGCTGCGGCGCTGGCACTGGGGTGCGGCGTGCCGTTGACCATCATTGCCGACGGCCTGGCGGCCGCGAGGCCGGTCGCAGGGCGCCAGGTCGCGCATGCGCTGGCGCGCGGCGCGGTGTTGATCGACGACAGCTACAACGCCAATCCGGGGTCGCTGGAAGCGGCGATCGCCACATTGGCCGCCTCCACCAAGCAAGGCTGGCTGGTGCTGGGCGATATGCGCGAACTCGGGCCGGAAGGCGCCGCGCTGCATGCCGCGGCTGGCGCGCGCGCCAAGCTGGCCGGCATCGCGCGCCTGTATGCCCTGGGCGAACTCAGTGCCGCCGCCGCCGAGGCGTTCGGCACCGGCGCGCAGACATTCGACACCCATGCGGCGCTGGCGGAAAGCCTGGCGGCCGACCTGGCAAGCATCGACCCGTCCGCCAACGTGCGGGTGCTGGTCAAGGGATCCCGTGGCAGCGCCATGGACCGTATCGTTTCCGCGCTGCTTCCAGCTGCGCCCGCGCAATTTCCGGGAGGCACCGCGCATGCTGCTTGAACTCACCCGCTGGCTGACCCAGCTGGAGAGCCTATTCTCTCTGTTCAACTACCTCACGCTGCGCGGCATCCTGGCGGCGCTGACGTCGTTGTTCCTGTCGCTGTGGCTTGGCCCGGCGGTGATCCGCCGCCTGGCCCAGTTCAAGGGCGGCCAGCCGATCCGCACCGATGGCCCGCAGAGCCACTTCTCCAAGGCCGGCACGCCCACGATGGGCGGTTCGATGATCCTGATGACGGTGTTCCTGTCGGTGATGCTGTGGGGCGACCTGCGCAACCGTTACGTGTGGCTGGTGCTGGCGGTGATGGTGGCGTTCGGTGCGATCGGCTGGTACGACGACTGGATCAAGATCGTCAAGCGCGACCCCAACGGCTTGAAGTCGCGCTGGAAATACCTGCTGCAGTCGATCTTCGGCCTGGCCGCCGGCATCTTCCTGTGGCACACCGCTGATGTGGCCGCCGCCACCACGTTCTACATCCCGTTGTTCAAGTCGGTGGCGCTGCCGCTGGCCGGCGTGGGCTTCATCGCGATTGCCTACTTCTGGATCGTCGGCTTCTCCAACGCGGTCAACCTGACCGATGGCCTGGATGGCCTGGCGATCATGCCGACGGTGATGGTGGCCTGCGCGCTCGGCGTGTTTGCCTATGCCTCGGGCAACGCGGTGTTCTCCAGCTACCTGCAGATCCCGCAGGTGCCGGGTGCCGGTGAGCTGGTGATCATCTGTACGGCCATTGCCGGTGCGGGCCTGGGCTTCCTGTGGTTCAACACCTATCCGGCCATGGTCTTCATGGGCGACATCGGCGCGCTGGCGCTGGGCGCGGTGCTGGGCACCATCGCGGTGATCGTGCGCCAGGAGCTGGTGCTGGTGATCATGGGCGGCGTGTTCGTCATCGAAACGCTCTCGGTGATGATCCAGGTCGCCTCGTTCAAGTTGACCGGAAAGCGCGTCTTCCGCATGGCGCCGATCCACCACCATTTCGAACTCAAGGGCTGGCCGGAACCGCGCGTGATCGTGCGTTTCTGGATCATCTCCGTGATCCTCGTGCTCGTCGGTTTGGCCACGTTGAAGGTGCGCTGATGAACGACTCCCGCAAGCAGGCCACGCGCCTGGAATCCATCGGTGGCCAATACGACTTCTGGCTGGGCAGTGCGATTGCCGCACTGATCTCGGTCGGGATCGTGATGGTGGCCTCCAGTTCGATTGCCATGGCCAGCACGCCGTTCTATTACCTGGTCCGCCACATCCTGTTCGTGGCGATGGGGCTCGGACTGGCCTGGGGCCTGATGCGGATGGAGCTCAAGACCATCGAGAAGTACAACCAGCTGCTGCTGCTCGGCTGCCTGGTGCTGCTGCTGGTGGTGTTCGTGCCCGGCCTCGGCGTCAGGGTCAATGGCGCGCGGCGCTGGCTCAACCTGCTGGTGATCCGCTTCCAGACCGTGGAAGCGGTGAAGGTGCTCTACATCGTGTGGCTGGCCAGCTATCTGGTGCGTTTCCGCGACGAGGTCAACGCAACCTGGCCGGCGATGCTCAAGCCGCTGGGCGTGGCCGCCGCGCTGGTGGTGTTGCTGCTGCTGCAGCCGGACTTCGGTTCGTCCACGCTGTTGCTGGCGATCACCGCCGGCATGCTGGTGCTGGGCGGCGTCAACCTGCCGCGCATGTTCACCCCGGTGTTGTTCGGCCTGGTCGGTCTGGTCGCGCTGGTGATCTTCGAGCCTTACCGCATGCGCCGCGTGACCTCGTTCCTGGATCCGTGGAAGGACCAGCTGGGCTCGGGCTACCAGCTGTCCAACGCGCTGATGGCGATCGGCCGCGGCGAGTGGACCGGCGTGGGCCTGGGTTCGTCGGTGCAGAAGCTCAACTACCTGCCCGAAGCGCATACCGACTTCATCTTCTCTGTGATCGGCGAGGAACTCGGCTTCGTCGGCGTCTGCGCCATCATTGGCCTGTACGCACTGCTGGTGGGTCGCGCCTGCTATGTCGGCTATCGCTGCGTCGAGATGCGTCGCCACTTCGCCGGTTACATCGCCTTCGGCATCGCCTTGTGGATCGGCATGCAGGCGTTCGTGTCGGTGGGCGTGAACCTGGGCATGCTGCCGACCAAAGGCCTGACCCTGCCGCTGATTTCCTCCGGTGGTTCGTCGGTGCTGATGACCCTGGCGGCGATGGGCCTGCTGTTGCGCGTGTCCTATGAACTGAGCCGCGCCGAGAAGCAGGTCGCGCTGCTGCGCGGTGAGGCGGTGGTCGTTCCGACGCCCGAAGCGAAGGAAGACACCAAGGCCCAGCGCCCCGCTGCACCGCAGCCTGCCGCGCCCAAGGCGCCGGCACGCGGCACCAGCCGCCTGACCTCGCGCATCGAACCCACCTTCGAGAGGATCGGGTGAAGGCACAGGATGCTCCCGTGATGATCCTCGCTGGCGGCACTGGCGGGCATATCTTCCCCGCGCTGGCCGTGGCCAAGGTGCTGCGCGCGCGCAACGTGCCGGTCGTGTGGCTGGGCGCTGACGGGCAGATGGAAACGCGGCTGGTGCCGCAGCACGACATCCCGCTGGACACCATTGCGGTCAGGGGCCTGCGCGGCAAAGGCGCGCTGGCGTTGCTGGGCGCGCCGTTGCGCATCCTGTCAGCGGTCAAGGCGGCAGCCGGCGTGCTGCGCCAACGTGCACCGCGTGCGGTGATCAGCTTCGGTGGCTATGCCGCCGGTCCCGGTGGTCTGGCCGCCAGGCTGCAGGGCCGCCCGCTGCTCGTGCACGAGCAGAACCGCGCGCCCGGCATGACCAACAAGGCGCTGTCCAAGTTCGCCAGGCGCGTGCTGACCGGCTTCCCGGGCAGCTTCGCCACACGCGAGGAAGCGGTCGGCAACCCGGTGCGCGAGGAAATCGCCGCCATCGCCGCGCCGGACCAGCGCCTGGCTGGACGCGAAGGCCCGCTGCGTCTGCTGGTGCTGGGTGGCAGCCAGGGCGCGCGCGCCTTGAACACTGCCGTGCCACAGGCGTTGGCTGCATTGAAGCTGCCGGCCGAAGTGCGCCACCAGTGCGGCGAGAAACTGCGTGCGGAGGCCGATGCGGCCTACGCACAGGCCGGCGTCAGCGCCAGCGTGGAGAGCTTCATCGCCGACATGGCACAGGCCTATGCCTGGGCCGATCTGGTGGTGTGCCGCGCCGGTGCTTCGACCCTGGCCGAACTGTGCGCCGCCGGCATCGGCAGCGTGCTGGTGCCGTTCGCCGCCGCGGTCGACGACCACCAGACCAAGAACGCGCAGTACCTGGTCGAACACGGCGCCGCGGTGCTGTTGAAGCAGGACGACACCCTGGGCGTGCATTTGCAGCGCGTCCTGGCGGTGTTGTCGGCCGATGCGCCGCGCCGCCTGGAGATGGCCAACGCCGCGCGCCGCCTGGCGCGCCCTGATGCCGCTGAGCGCATCGCAGACATTATTTTGGAGGAGGCCGCATGATTTCCGCGGCGCGTGAACGCCGGTTGCAGAACACCGGCGACTTGGCACAGGTGTTCCGCCGTGTGCATTTCGTCGGCATCGGCGGCTCGGGCATGAGTGGCATCGCCGAGGTGCTGTGCACGCTCGGCTACGAGGTGTCCGGTTCGGATGCTTCGGAGAATGCCGCAACCAGGCGACTGGTGTCGCTGGGCGCGCGCGTGATGCGCGGCCACAACGCATCCAACGTGCTGGGGACCGATTGCGTGGTGGTGTCCAGCGCGATCAAGGCCGACAACCCGGAGCTGATGGAAGCGCGCAGCCAGCGCATTCCAATCGTGCCGCGCGCGATGATGCTGGCCGAGCTGATGCGCTTCCGCCGCGGCATCGCCGTGGCCGGCACGCACGGCAAGACCACCACCACCAGCCTGACCGCGGCAGTGCTGAGCGAAGGTGGGCTGGACCCGACCTTCGTCATCGGCGGCCAGCTGCTCGCCGCGGGCGCCAACGCCAAGCTCGGCGATGGCCAGTGGCTGGTGGCCGAGGCCGACGAGAGCGACGGCAGCTTCCTGCGCCTGAGCCCGC
Proteins encoded in this window:
- the ftsW gene encoding putative lipid II flippase FtsW, which translates into the protein MNDSRKQATRLESIGGQYDFWLGSAIAALISVGIVMVASSSIAMASTPFYYLVRHILFVAMGLGLAWGLMRMELKTIEKYNQLLLLGCLVLLLVVFVPGLGVRVNGARRWLNLLVIRFQTVEAVKVLYIVWLASYLVRFRDEVNATWPAMLKPLGVAAALVVLLLLQPDFGSSTLLLAITAGMLVLGGVNLPRMFTPVLFGLVGLVALVIFEPYRMRRVTSFLDPWKDQLGSGYQLSNALMAIGRGEWTGVGLGSSVQKLNYLPEAHTDFIFSVIGEELGFVGVCAIIGLYALLVGRACYVGYRCVEMRRHFAGYIAFGIALWIGMQAFVSVGVNLGMLPTKGLTLPLISSGGSSVLMTLAAMGLLLRVSYELSRAEKQVALLRGEAVVVPTPEAKEDTKAQRPAAPQPAAPKAPARGTSRLTSRIEPTFERIG
- the murF gene encoding UDP-N-acetylmuramoyl-tripeptide--D-alanyl-D-alanine ligase, with protein sequence MNRLPLSLIAHLAGGELHGEDTTVEAVSNDTRALRNGSLYVALRGERFDGHDFIAAAADAGAAALLVEHAVASELPQVIVADTQLALAHIAAGLQRDRCGKVVAITGSNGKTSVKSLVLAILQRAGETYFTPGNRNNEIGLPLAVIEAPDQAEFAVYEMGAGKPGDIAYLTDIARPDVALVNNVAAAHLERLGSLMGVARTKGAIYTALPDGGVAVINADDAFAEYFAGLVPGRRVLRFGLESSAEVSARAVMTAAEGSRFTLVTPVGDVEITLALPGRHNVRNALAAAALALGCGVPLTIIADGLAAARPVAGRQVAHALARGAVLIDDSYNANPGSLEAAIATLAASTKQGWLVLGDMRELGPEGAALHAAAGARAKLAGIARLYALGELSAAAAEAFGTGAQTFDTHAALAESLAADLASIDPSANVRVLVKGSRGSAMDRIVSALLPAAPAQFPGGTAHAA
- the mraY gene encoding phospho-N-acetylmuramoyl-pentapeptide-transferase, giving the protein MLLELTRWLTQLESLFSLFNYLTLRGILAALTSLFLSLWLGPAVIRRLAQFKGGQPIRTDGPQSHFSKAGTPTMGGSMILMTVFLSVMLWGDLRNRYVWLVLAVMVAFGAIGWYDDWIKIVKRDPNGLKSRWKYLLQSIFGLAAGIFLWHTADVAAATTFYIPLFKSVALPLAGVGFIAIAYFWIVGFSNAVNLTDGLDGLAIMPTVMVACALGVFAYASGNAVFSSYLQIPQVPGAGELVIICTAIAGAGLGFLWFNTYPAMVFMGDIGALALGAVLGTIAVIVRQELVLVIMGGVFVIETLSVMIQVASFKLTGKRVFRMAPIHHHFELKGWPEPRVIVRFWIISVILVLVGLATLKVR
- the murG gene encoding undecaprenyldiphospho-muramoylpentapeptide beta-N-acetylglucosaminyltransferase, coding for MILAGGTGGHIFPALAVAKVLRARNVPVVWLGADGQMETRLVPQHDIPLDTIAVRGLRGKGALALLGAPLRILSAVKAAAGVLRQRAPRAVISFGGYAAGPGGLAARLQGRPLLVHEQNRAPGMTNKALSKFARRVLTGFPGSFATREEAVGNPVREEIAAIAAPDQRLAGREGPLRLLVLGGSQGARALNTAVPQALAALKLPAEVRHQCGEKLRAEADAAYAQAGVSASVESFIADMAQAYAWADLVVCRAGASTLAELCAAGIGSVLVPFAAAVDDHQTKNAQYLVEHGAAVLLKQDDTLGVHLQRVLAVLSADAPRRLEMANAARRLARPDAAERIADIILEEAA